One Yimella lutea DNA window includes the following coding sequences:
- a CDS encoding glycosyltransferase family 2 protein, producing the protein MYNGMTLSVVLPTYNEKDSIAECIRRFEAIPEVDEVIVVNNNAAEGTSEEVAATGAREVIETTQGYGAAIQRGLREADTDLVAVCEPDGTFDPDDIRKLLAFVPECDLVVGSRTVQSFIWDGSNMGWFLRWGNWAVAKGIEVSYNSAYLSDVGCTFRVMTRRHKEYVLERATLDGSAFGLEMLLIGVMSGHKYVQVPVNYLPRVGESSVTGDFRKTLDLGFEMMGLAARMRLKRNKIRAGQVDR; encoded by the coding sequence GTGTACAACGGCATGACGCTCTCCGTTGTCCTTCCGACCTACAACGAGAAGGACAGCATCGCGGAGTGCATCCGCAGGTTCGAGGCGATTCCCGAGGTGGACGAGGTCATCGTCGTCAACAACAACGCCGCCGAGGGCACCTCCGAGGAGGTCGCCGCCACCGGTGCACGCGAAGTCATCGAGACCACGCAGGGCTACGGCGCCGCGATCCAGCGCGGACTGCGCGAGGCCGACACCGACCTCGTCGCCGTGTGTGAACCGGACGGCACGTTCGACCCGGACGACATCCGCAAGCTGCTCGCGTTCGTTCCCGAATGCGACCTCGTCGTCGGTTCGCGCACCGTCCAGAGCTTCATCTGGGACGGCTCGAACATGGGCTGGTTTCTGCGCTGGGGAAACTGGGCCGTGGCCAAGGGCATCGAGGTGTCGTACAACTCCGCCTACCTCTCGGACGTCGGATGCACCTTCCGGGTGATGACCCGCCGGCACAAGGAGTACGTGCTCGAGCGCGCCACCCTCGACGGCTCGGCCTTCGGTCTGGAGATGCTGCTCATCGGTGTGATGAGTGGGCACAAGTACGTGCAGGTGCCGGTCAACTACCTGCCGCGGGTGGGGGAGTCCTCGGTGACCGGCGACTTCCGCAAGACGCTCGATCTCGGGTTCGAGATGATGGGCCTGGCGGCCAGGATGCGGTTGAAGCGCAACAAGATTCGCGCCGGGCAGGTCGATCGCTGA
- a CDS encoding GtrA family protein yields MTTNFDRRKSGRRRSPLIGRLSSQRGPLLRVVRDPKTAFLVVGLINTVLGVALFAGFDRLFGPKHYLLTLLCMHVVSVIVAFVLYRRLVFRVRGNLLRDALRFESVYLTGLAINVVLLTATVELLHWRPLAAQVAIVAFNAFWSWFGHGRFSFRRPGSSGDPTPVTTGGAPQAESEAATGSKVTDAELEAPG; encoded by the coding sequence ATGACAACCAACTTCGACAGGAGAAAGAGCGGACGCCGGCGTTCACCACTGATCGGTCGGCTGTCCTCACAGCGGGGGCCGTTGCTTCGCGTCGTGCGCGACCCGAAGACGGCGTTCCTGGTGGTCGGCCTGATCAACACAGTGCTCGGCGTAGCGCTGTTCGCCGGCTTCGACCGGCTCTTCGGTCCGAAGCACTACCTTCTGACGTTGCTGTGCATGCACGTGGTCTCGGTGATCGTGGCCTTCGTGCTGTACCGACGGCTGGTCTTCCGGGTGCGCGGCAACCTGCTGCGTGACGCGCTGCGTTTCGAGAGCGTCTACCTGACCGGGTTGGCAATCAACGTCGTGCTGCTGACCGCGACCGTCGAGTTGCTGCACTGGCGTCCGCTGGCCGCGCAGGTCGCCATCGTGGCGTTCAACGCATTCTGGAGCTGGTTCGGACACGGACGGTTCTCGTTCCGTCGTCCGGGATCCTCGGGTGACCCAACCCCGGTGACCACCGGCGGCGCCCCTCAGGCCGAGTCGGAAGCCGCCACCGGGTCGAAGGTCACGGACGCCGAGCTCGAAGCACCAGGCTGA
- a CDS encoding class I SAM-dependent methyltransferase: MTNAQDASTPEGVYEKGYFETRLAQDANREKVWVHLAKHFATWVQPDHDVLELGAGWCDFSNKIKARRVVAMDIDAVVERAAAAHVETAVGDCTDLSRFEDNSFDVVFASNLVEHLERDQSNRLLDEARRVLRPGGRLMLMQPNFRLNPGRYFDDYTHVAIFTDQSLSDYLVSRGYAIEEMHAKFMPLTMKSSGANLTFLVPWYLRSPIKPLAGQMLVVANPED, encoded by the coding sequence GTGACCAACGCGCAGGACGCCTCGACGCCCGAAGGCGTCTACGAGAAGGGTTACTTCGAGACCCGCCTGGCTCAGGACGCCAACCGCGAGAAGGTGTGGGTGCACCTCGCCAAGCACTTCGCCACCTGGGTGCAGCCCGACCACGACGTGCTCGAACTCGGAGCCGGCTGGTGCGACTTCTCCAACAAGATCAAGGCCCGCCGCGTGGTCGCCATGGACATCGACGCCGTCGTCGAGCGTGCTGCTGCTGCGCACGTCGAGACCGCCGTCGGCGACTGCACCGACCTGAGCCGCTTCGAGGACAACTCCTTCGACGTCGTGTTCGCCTCCAACCTCGTTGAACACCTTGAGCGTGACCAGTCCAACCGTCTGCTGGACGAGGCCCGCCGCGTGCTGCGTCCCGGTGGTCGACTTATGCTCATGCAGCCGAACTTCCGCCTCAACCCCGGCCGGTACTTCGACGACTACACCCACGTCGCGATCTTCACCGACCAGTCGCTGTCGGACTACCTCGTCTCTCGCGGCTACGCCATCGAGGAGATGCACGCCAAGTTCATGCCGCTGACGATGAAGTCGTCCGGCGCGAACCTCACCTTCCTTGTGCCGTGGTACCTGCGGTCACCGATCAAGCCGCTCGCCGGGCAGATGCTCGTCGTGGCCAATCCCGAAGACTGA
- a CDS encoding class I SAM-dependent methyltransferase, protein MEATEIRKLAALEDKHWWYAERRSLLARQIKGMKPGKVLDVGAAGGGNTRVLRANGWEAVALEYTAEGAEVAGERGLQVLRGDATCLPFEDASLDMVVAFDVLEHIPHDGRAVSEVFRVLRPGGTFLVAVPADPKLWSAHDVAVSHVRRYTRPELVNLLDGAGFEIESVGSWNVLLRPIAAWRRKKSSGSDLDDLNPVVNQGLRMIVASERYLPVDKLPGVSLVLRARRP, encoded by the coding sequence GTGGAAGCAACTGAGATCCGGAAACTGGCCGCCCTCGAGGACAAGCACTGGTGGTACGCCGAGCGGCGCTCGTTGCTCGCCCGTCAGATCAAGGGCATGAAGCCCGGCAAGGTGCTGGATGTCGGCGCCGCGGGTGGCGGCAACACCCGGGTCCTTCGTGCGAACGGTTGGGAGGCCGTCGCCCTGGAGTACACCGCTGAAGGAGCGGAGGTCGCCGGCGAACGCGGACTGCAGGTGCTGCGCGGAGACGCGACCTGCCTGCCCTTCGAGGACGCGTCGCTCGACATGGTCGTTGCGTTCGACGTGCTCGAACACATCCCGCACGACGGTCGCGCCGTGTCCGAGGTGTTCCGTGTTCTGCGTCCCGGCGGCACATTCCTGGTCGCCGTGCCGGCCGACCCGAAGCTGTGGTCGGCACACGACGTCGCGGTCAGCCACGTCCGCCGCTACACGCGTCCGGAACTGGTGAACCTGCTCGACGGTGCCGGCTTCGAGATCGAGTCCGTCGGTTCGTGGAACGTGCTGCTGCGTCCGATCGCCGCCTGGCGCCGTAAGAAATCGAGTGGCAGCGACCTCGATGACCTGAATCCCGTTGTGAATCAAGGGCTTCGGATGATCGTGGCTAGTGAGCGCTACCTGCCGGTCGACAAGTTGCCGGGCGTCAGCCTGGTGCTTCGAGCTCGGCGTCCGTGA